The following coding sequences lie in one Xylocopa sonorina isolate GNS202 chromosome 7, iyXylSono1_principal, whole genome shotgun sequence genomic window:
- the LOC143425013 gene encoding protein DOP1 homolog isoform X3, whose translation MGSIALEEFELMKDSKYRVYVSAVDKALKSFEYTSEWADLISALGKLNKVLLSHMKFPVIPRRIKISKRLAQCMHPALPSGVHLKALETYDIIFKCMGTNRLSHELFIYSAGLFPLLGHAAMNVRPSLLTVYETHFVPLGERLRPGLSGFLSGVLLGLEDGSDHFDRTNSLLEKVCEGVGPEHFYACLWDCLASNSGIRLPAISFVLTHFNKKLPMEEQKYIMGTDTNIMVTALSAGVQDSSVLVQRSALDLLLVGFPVHNSQLTHEQMVSLVTAALVTILRRDMSLNRRLFAWLLGTEVSTSILKRKTNAKVSDNTEHTSTYFDIYSKDMLIEAIKSLLKNVCEESPQDLKPYRILVSLLEKTDIGPIILDDILYEVFRTFYNACGQSNRVPKTNEVVKSANLLFSTLEPSYVWIHCGHLFENACQDRAKSKQEIENVAVRSVGIGMPNFMEICILTEFLLDTVSLDAFIDTPSEHLPGLFYEIVSKLLHYIDILSPMEISKSLRLCAKILSKVQPTVVSTHTERNELETKLDTTITGTTIAAGNDNSLNAIPLEKSQSDSKLNKPDTSSGSFSEKSPSPRRRANSGGAAKRSDKKSKKKSSKSTSKLSESLPEPSTSISVVVSQEVKGLSRNKSMDDIKTECIETSVTSSPSKDHLVALKLSNKNSPMGSTGSLVREPSPAFQAQHSMLEKCLRQYETFYVKLVSNRVLSKERTVQDMFDNLMISCPRESFDERMRCLELLLSSRLNMEDSGFFSQDTSVTDEGKHLDILQLFVDSVSQAEWEDPVKIASSLFVELSTFPKYFIPGDGLLTEEEPKENIVLPDWLKVLVVCSCWLGKQPALQLTSIATLLDLVALLRAHNDIETHPKSGEGVTAVIMVPLLKQWHITYLMQYTNVFQVLAHSLWHHLGELPAHKYRMRCVELLHELHHALHNSCDAVEDVIGAALTSDNIERRIEAFNRFATLWHLGREIETNPRLRGCMKSFDQSLLKILDNLHLADNSPLKLHAQSWLLHSLMRGDISRVVDPLLVILLDPSTCRMSVLHVSIQHSNTVLTKNDPIEEKSEIQDDTEGAAKIYAISSVDGNVIYHVSDSVDEDKKWRKGKKKKKAINPVKVKRIFAVTTLAAGDNCNQYVTEKNQFMKELEVPPSISGNRKISVFVNPLSLNCSENSNDSLTEDELLPSVKKASLTTELLKNATRFKKIDFDKGSNGSLDESLYESASSSLKAKEKNGFKKLNGEVDSSMDSITNSFDSSSPEITNKQTKQKKETIIMPGSSREVAGTIIKGKYHSINEFATNYDVHDVGSFEASVEVPSWTMDDEEADLDVSTTAEEYFSNSSGNSIVEEILNEVLDRVIQICDVVEPPKSTEETAYQSSKTGRNFGIGVHNLHSHMLLYCGVYDSTRTLYALRTLRNELLTNTRMFLCCAATTSVTNTTKNTTLLNLLARHRKSVFGRNFHGEIANTEFIAAYRSSMYLEVLISVCLYFARSYYPNLGQMRLTHEEISGNRQVQLASAELLTLVFSELIPIVRDSGKGFSCYIVDLLAKCKVQKVALHCLVSSVMNMKNVNKENEEVFTFTEEIILFNDPITENDVNKCKFRASDHTEAFQIQLLRLLLALIMLEHQCSNQKGEEICPPTTATPGTPTKNIPNIMGNSLKYLPGALIPQQPMFLASILSALQLDHMRHLHQHWTTLVTSSLPFMGSSLTSIVTSVIHQLCCNIEHLASYYINEETSTASKLQDISTVECCLPADYTVTHLEALTYLLHYCLLDTSQQIGFSFNQPLSGTIQTGIPGANPSQIFNNLIHVFMPSPLSSDFTTTKDKNAASELQQHARRTALSHLPRIIASLSTLWQAVDQASCVVGSPRIVKHQLLELLSPISFHHGVNFLAAIAVAWHERRQSSSSCKKVLPEACPNQQVMVHLVSAIRVMPIDTLVQTVHQVVKNPPPISGVKQDFSLEVSVLELLYVYMQSNTSQSLIESWASLLGLLKDGLSLTAPAQFLLLAILNEYVQKCPPMQEKKDIRDLQDVSAKLIESCSQIAGACLEQTTWLRRNLAVREDAFEVAEGSSEGKEGKTGAVTPGTPPNAAYSIQAQAVLAEIVAPLLDVSYGSQEKERVVTLLTNLMYNITPYLKNHSTKNIASFTACSQLLSSLSGYQYTRKAWRKDVLDLLLDPAFFQMTPACLPYWRTIIDNLMTHDNTTFRDLMNRVSMAQSSSISIFSSKEQEYEQKAQLLKRLAYVILCSEMDQYHKYMPEIQERLADSLRLPQVIPSIQAQVFLCFRVLLLRMSPQHATSLWPVIVSELVQVFLYIEQEMNTDSEEFSRHGSSHIKLLSALDSSWAVNANNGLQAHGHPHWLQLQLAAAKLLDLALLLPAHRLPQFQMYRWAFVGDSAAGSVDNNNLSSDFVPHITRIAKLMDSKYKQEASSAMAKPGELLLTSNNIRSLQDLHYFFTTLSRRSSDTQAPLNITQLETVIEQDFLEKMPAAR comes from the exons ATGGGTTCTATAGCTTTAGAAGAGTTTGAACTCATGAAAGACTCTAAATATAGAGT CTATGTGTCTGCCGTTGACAAAGCTCTAAAGAGCTTTGAGTACACTAGCGAATGGGCAGACCTAATCTCAGCGCTTGGAAAATTAAACAAGGTGTTATTGAGTCATATGAAGTTTCCAGTTATTCCCAGACGAATCAAGATATCCAAAAGATTAGCGCAATGTATGCATCCCGCTTTGCCATCTGGTGTTCATTTAAAAGCTCTAGAAACATATGATATTATTTTCAAATGTATGGGCACTAACAGACTGAGTCATGAGCTGTTTATATATAGCGCTG GTCTGTTTCCATTGTTGGGTCATGCTGCTATGAACGTAAGGCCATCTTTGTTGACTGTGTATGAGACTCACTTTGTACCTCTGGGAGAGAGACTAAGACCAGGCTTGAGTGGATTTTTGAGTGGCGTTTTACTTGGTTTGGAAGATGGCTCTGACCATTTCGATAG aactaATTCCTTACTTGAGAAAGTGTGCGAGGGGGTAGGACCTGAACACTTCTATGCATGTTTGTGGGACTGTTTAGCCTCCAACTCTGGAATCAGATTGCCTGCTATATCTTTCGTGTTAACGCATTTTAACAAGAAACTGCCAATGGAAGAGCAAAAATACATCATGGGCACAGACACTAATATTATG GTTACCGCACTTTCCGCTGGAGTACAAGACAGTTCTGTGTTAGTACAAAGGAGTGCTTTGGATTTGCTGTTAGTTGGATTTCCTGTACATAATAGTCAATTAACACATGAGCAAATGGTATCACTAGTCACGGCTGCTCTTGTTACTATATTAAGAAGAGACATGAGCCTGAACAG GCGATTGTTTGCTTGGCTTTTGGGTACCGAAGTAAGCACATCTATTTTGAAAAGAAAAACTAACGCTAAAGTTTCAGACAACACAGAACATACATCTACCTATTTTGATATATATTCGAAAGATATgttaatcgaagcaataaagtcgcTGTTGAAAAATGTGTGCGAGGAAAGTCCACAAGATTTGAAACCGTATAGAATACTGGTTTCTTTATTGGAAAAGACAGATATCGGTCCAATAATTTTGGATGATATTTTATATGAAGTTTTTAg GACTTTTTATAACGCTTGTGGACAATCGAACAGAGTACCAAAAACAAACGAAGTAGTGAAATCAGCGAACTTATTATTCTCGACATTGGAGCCATCTTACGTTTGGATACATTGTGGGCATTTGTTCGAAAATGCTTGCCAGGACAGAGCAAAGTCTAAGCAGGAAATAGAAAACGTCGCGGTAAGATCAGTCGGTATCGGGATGCCGAATTTCATGGAGATCTGCATATTGACGGAATTCCTGCTCGACACTGTATCGTTAGACGCATTTATAGACACCCCATCCGAGCATCTACCCGGTTTATTTTATGAAATCGTTAGCAAACTTTTACACTATATCGATATTTTGTCTCCTATGGAGATTTCGAAGAGCCTTCGATTGTGCGCGAAAATTCTATCGAAAGTACAACCCACGGTGGTTTCAACGCATACAGAGAGAAATGAATTAGAAACGAAATTGGACACAACCATAACTGGCACCACTATCGCAGCAGGAAACGATAATTCCTTAAATGCAATACCTTTAGAGAAAAGCCAATCCGACAGCAAATTAAATAAGCCAGACACATCTAGCGGTTCGTTTTCCGAGAAAAGTCCCAGCCCTCGTAGAAGAGCCAACTCTGGCGGTGCCGCTAAGCGATCCGACAAAAAGTCGAAAAAGAAATCTAGTAAAAGCACCTCGAAATTAAGCGAATCTCTACCAGAGCCAAGTACTAGTATTTCGGTAGTGGTCAGCCAAGAAGTCAAAGGTTTATCAAGAAATAAAAGCATGGACGACATAAAAACAGAGTGTATAGAGACAAGTGTAACTAGTTCTCCATCCAAAGATCATTTGGTTGCGCTGAAATTATCGAATAAAAACAGCCCTATGGGTTCCACCGGATCCTTGGTTAGAGAACCGTCTCCAGCGTTTCAAGCCCAACATTCAATGTTAGAGAAATGCTTGAGACAATACGAAACATTTTACGTCAAGTTAGTAAGCAACAGAGTGTTAAGCAAGGAACGAACGGTACAGGATATGTTTGATAATTTGATGATATCATGTCCGAGGGAGAGTTTTGACGAAAGAATGCGATGCTTAGAACTCTTGTTAAGCTCTAGATTAAACATGGAAGATTCTGGCTTCTTCAGCCAGGACACCTCTGTGACAGACGAAGGCAAGCACTTGGACATTCTTCAATTATTCGTTGATTCTGTTTCACAAGCGGAATGGGAGGATCCGGTGAAAATCGCGTCCAGTTTGTTCGTTGAGCTATCTACCTTTCCTAAATATTTTATTCCGGGCGATGGCTTACTCACCGAGGAAGAGCCAAAGGAGAACATCGTTCTTCCAGATTGGTTGAAAGTATTAGTCGTTTGTAGTTGCTGGCTTGGGAAACAGCCTGCTTTACAGTTGACCAGTATTGCTACATTGTTGGACTTGGTAGCCTTATTAAGGGCTCATAATGACATCGAAACGCATCCAAAAAGCGGAGAGGGGGTGACGGCCGTAATTATGGTGCCGTTACTGAAACAGTGGCACATAACTTACTTGATGCAATACACCAATGTGTTTCAG GTACTAGCACATTCCCTCTGGCACCATCTCGGTGAACTACCTGCTCACAAATACAGAATGCGATGTGTCGAACTGCTGCACGAATTGCACCATGCTCTACACAATTCTTGCGACGCTGTAGAAGATGTGATAGGAGCAGCGCTCACATCAGATAACATAGAAAGAAGAATAGAAGCGTTCAATAGGTTCGCCACGTTATGGCACCTCGGACGAGAAATCGAAACAAATCCTAGATTGCGAGGCTGTATGAAATCTTTTGATCA GTCATTATTAAAAATACTAGATAATTTACATCTTGCGGATAACTCCCCCTTAAAGCTTCACGCACAATCGTGGCTGTTGCACTCTCTAATGCGAGGCGATATTTCACGAGTAGTGGACCCGTTATTGGTAATACTATTAGACCCGTCCACTTGTCGTATGAGCGTGCTTCACGTCAGTATACAACACAGCAACACTGTTCTGACGAAAAACGATCCTATAGAAGAAAAGTCTGAGATACAAGACGACACTGAGGGTGCGGCAAAAATTTACGCTATCAGCTCTGTAGACGGGAACGTGATATATCACGTGAGCGATAGCGTGGACGAGGATAAAAAATGGCGAAAgggcaagaagaagaagaaagcgatAAATCCTGTGAAAGTTAAACGAATATTTGCCGTGACAACGTTAGCTGCCGGCGATAACTGTAATCAGTACGTGACTGAGAAGAATCAGTTCATGAAAGAACTCGAAGTGCCCCCTAGCATATCAGGCAATCGAAAAATTTCTGTTTTCGTGAATCCTTTGTCGTTAAATTGTAGCGAGAATTCCAATGACTCGTTGACAGAGGACGAACTGTTGCCTAGCGTGAAGAAAGCGAGCTTGACAACGGAGTTGTTGAAAAATGCGACAAGATTCAAGAAAATAGATTTTGACAAAGGTTCGAACGGCAGTTTAGATGAAAGCTTGTACGAATCGGCGAGTTCCAGTTTAAAAGCGAAAGAAAAGAACGGTTTTAAGAAACTGAACGGAGAAGTCGACTCCTCGATGGACTCTATTACCAACAGCTTTGATTCTAGCAGCCCCGAGATCACAAACAAGCAAACGAAACAAAAGAAAGAAACTATTATAATGCCTGGTAGCTCTAGAGAGGTAGCCGGGACTATCATCAAGGGAAAATATCACAGCATAAACGAATTCGCGACGAATTATGATGTCCATGATGTAGGAAGCTTTGAAGCAAGTGTCGAGGTACCCAGCTGGACAATGGACGACGAAGAGGCTGATCTGGATGTTAGTACAACCGCGGAGGAGTACTTCAGTAACTCCAGCGGGAACAGCATAGTCGAAGAAATCTTAAATGAAGTACTCGATAGGGTAATTCAAATATGCGACGTTGTTGAACCACCTAAAAGT ACCGAAGAAACCGCTTATCAAAGCTCAAAAACCGGACGTAATTTCGGAATCGGTGTGCACAACCTTCATTCGCATATGCTGCTTTATTGTGGTGTCTACGACTCAACTAGAACGCTTTACGCATTGCGAACGCTTCGCAACGAACTGTTGACCAATACCAGAATGTTTCTGTGTTGCGCTGCGACGACCAGTGTAACTAACACGACCAAAAATACAACGCTGTTGAACTTGCTGGCGAGACATCGTAAAAGCGTATTTGGGCGAAATTTCCATGGGGAAATAGCAAACACCGAGTTCATCGCAGCTTATAGGAGCAGCATGTATCTAGAAGTTCTAATTAGCGTGTGCCTTTACTTCGCTAGGAGTTATTACCCTAATTTGGGACAGATGAGACTCACACACGAAGAAATTTCGGGAAATCGACAG GTACAACTAGCAAGTGCGGAATTGTTAACACTCGTATTCTCCGAGTTAATTCCTATCGTTCGTGATTCAGGAAAAGGTTTCAGCTGTTACATCGTCGATCTGCTCGCAAAATGTAAAGTACAAAAGGTCGCGTTGCACTGTCTCGTGTCCAGCGtgatgaatatgaaaaatgtCAATAAGGAGAATGAGGAGGTGTTCACGTTTACAGAAGAAATTATTCTGTTTAATGATCCGATCACGGAAAATGATGTGAACAAATGCAAGTTTAGGGCGAGCGATCATACAGAGGCTTTTCAGATACAACTATTAAG aCTATTACTAGCTTTAATCATGTTGGAACATCAGTGTAGCAATCAGAAAGGCGAAGAAATATGCCCACCAACTACAGCAACACCAGGTACTCCAACAAAGAACATCCCTAATATTATGGGAAATAGCTTAAAATATTTGCCCGGTGCACTGATTCCACAACAACCAATGTTCCTTGCTAGCATATTAAGTGCTCTACAATTG gatcatatgagaCACTTACATCAACACTGGACAACTCTCGTTACATCGAGTCTTCCATTTATGGGATCCTCATTAACATCTATAGTTACATCGGTTATCCATCAGTTGTGTTGTAACATCGAACACTTAGCTTCGTACTACATTAACGAGGAAACATCAACGGCGTCGAAGTTACAAGACATAAGCACGGTCGAATGTTGTCTTCCCGCGGATTATACAGTCACGCACCTGGAAGCTTTAACGTATTTGCTCCATTATTGTTTATTGGATACATCGCAACAAATCGGGTTCTCGTTCAATCAACCTTTGAGCGGTACGATTCAGACTGGAATCCCTGGGGCAAATCCAAGCCAGATTTTCAATAATCTCATTCACGTATTTATGCCTAGCCCACTTTCTTCG GATTTCACCACAACAAAAGATAAAAATGCTGCTAGCGAATTACAACAACACGCTCGAAGAACGGCTTTAAGTCACCTTCCAAGaataatcgcatctctctctacTCTTTGGCAAGCAGT TGATCAAGCCAGTTGCGTTGTTGGcagtccaagaatagtaaagcATCAACTTCTAGAACTCTTATCTCCTATATCTTTCCATCACGGTGTAAACTTTTTGGCCGCCATTGCTGTTGCTTGGCACGAAAGGCGACAATCTTCTAGTAGCTGTAAAAAG GTGCTTCCAGAAGCTTGTCCAAATCAACAAGTTATGGTTCATTTAGTAAGCGCGATCCGAGTGATGCCTATCGACACTTTGGTCCAAACTGTCCATCAGGTCGTGAAGAATCCACCACCGATAAGTGGCGTAAAACAAGACTTCTCGCTAGAAGTTTCTGTATTAGAGTTGCTTTACGTTTACATGCAAAGTAACACATCTCAGTCTCTTATCGAATCTTGGGCATCTTTGCTCGGTCTGTTAAAAGACGGCCTATCTTTAACGGCGCCTGCACAGTTTCTTTTATTAGCAATCCTAAACGAGTACGTACAGAAGTGTCCTCCCATGCAAGAGAAGAAGGATATAAGAGATCTGCAAGATGTGTCGGCGAAG TTGATCGAATCATGTTCGCAAATAGCTGGAGCATGTCTAGAACAAACAACCTGGCTAAGGAGAAACTTGGCGGTAAGAGAAGACGCTTTCGAAGTTGCCGAAGGATCCTCGGAAGGTAAAGAGGGCAAAACCGGTGCTG taaCACCCGGTACTCCGCCTAATGCAGCGTATAGTATCCAAGCTCAAGCGGTTCTAGCAGAAATAGTAGCTCCTTTGTTGGACGTTAGCTATGGTTCTCAAGAAAAAGAACGCGTAGTGACACTGTTAACTAATCTCATGTACAATATTACACCGTACCTTAAGAATCACTC GACAAAGAATATTGCCTCGTTCACGGCTTGTTCCCAATTATTGAGTTCCCTGTCAGGCTATCAATACACGAGAAAAGCATGGCGCAAAGACGTACTGGATCTGCTATTAGATCCCGCCTTTTTCCAAATGACACCGGCGTGTTTACCGTACTGGAGAACTATTATAGATAATTTAATGACACACGACAATACAACCTTCCGGGATTTAATGA ATCGCGTTTCCATGGCTCAGAGTAGTAGTATCAGTATATTCTCTTCGAAGGAGCAGGAGTACGAGCAAAAAGCTCAACTTCTGAAGAGATTAGCGTATGTAATACTTTGCAGCGAGATGGATCAGTATCACAAGTACATGCCTGAAATTCAAG aaCGTCTGGCGGACAGTTTACGGTTACCACAAGTGATTCCATCTATACAAGCACAAGTTTTTCTTTGTTTCCGTGTGTTACTCCTAAGAATGTCTCCCCAACACGCTACTTCTTTATGGCCGGTAATAGTCAGTGAACTTGTTCAAGTCTTCCTATACATTGAACAGGAAATGAATACAGATAGCGAGGAATTCAG TCGTCATGGCAG TTCGCATATAAAATTACTCTCTGCTTTGGACTCGTCTTGGGCTGTGAATGCTAACAATGGACTGCAGGCACACGGTCATCCTCACTGGTTGCAATTGCAACTCGCAGCTGCTAAATTGTTAGATCTGGCACTGCTCTTACCTGCGCACAGGCTTCCACAATTTCAAAT GTATAGATGGGCATTTGTAGGAGATTCAGCGGCAGGATCCGTGGataacaataatctttcatctgacTTTGTACCACACATTACGAGAATAGCAAAATTGATGGACAGCAAG TACAAACAAGAGGCAAGTTCAGCGATGGCTAAACCCGGTGAACTTCTTCTAACGTCGAACAACATACGTTCGTTGCAAGATCTGCATTATTTTTTTACGACGCTTAGCCGCAGATCAAGCGACACGCAGGCACCGTTGAATATTACACAACTGGAGACAGTGATCGAGCAAGATTTCCTTGAAAAGATGCCAGCCGCGAGGTAG